The following is a genomic window from Crossiella equi.
CGGTCCATGTGGTGCAGCGTGACCTGGCGGGCCGCCTCGACCAGGACCTCCTCGGGGATGCCCTCGGCGCGCAGCTCCTTCAGGCGGTCCGCGCACGGCTGTTCGAGGTCCTTGAGCGCGATGTCGGTGCGCAGGACCTGGTCGCGCTCCTTGGCCAGCTGGTCGCGCTGGTGCTCCAGCAGCTGGTTGTACCGCCAGGTGTTGCTGTGCGTGGTCAGCATCTCCGCGTCGGCCACGCGCTGGAGGTGGTCGATCATCTTCGGGTTGCGGACCGGGCCGTAGCGCAGCACCAGCTCGTCGGTGAGGCTGACGAAGAACACCGACTTGCCCGGGTCGCCCTGGCGGCCCGCGCGGCCGCGCAGCTGGTCGTCCAGTCGGCGGCTGAGCTGGCGGCCGGTGCCGATGACGTACAGGCCGCCGGTCTCGCGCACGCGCTCGGCGTCGTGCTGGTCGGCGCCGCCGAGGCGGATGTCGGTGCCGCGGCCCGCCATCTGGGTGGAGACGGTGATCGCGCCGTAGGTGCCCGCCTCGGCGATGATCGCCGCTTCCTTGGCGTCGTTCTTGGCGTTGAGCACCGTGCACTCCACGCCCTTCTCCCGCAGCCGGTCGGCGATGCGCTCGGACTCGGCCACGTCCAGGGTGCCCAGCAGGACCGGCTGGCCGGTCTTGTGCACCTCCAGCACGTGGTCGATGATCGCGTCCTCCTTCTCCTCGACCGTGTCGTGCACGTGGTCGGGCTCGTCCACGCGCACGCACGGGCGGTGCGGCGGGATCGGCGCGACCTCGAGGTTGTAGAAGGTCTGGAGCTGCTCGGCGGCGACCACCGCGGTGCCGGTCATGCCGCACACGGTCTTGTACCGGCGGATGAGCGCCTGCACGGTCATCGAGTCCAGCACCTCACCGGACTCGCTGGGCACCAGGCCCTCCTTGGCCTCGACCGCGGCCTGCAGGCCGTCCGGCCAGCGCTGGAGGTTGGCCACCCGGCCGCGCGACTCGTTGATCAGCTGCACCCGGCCGTCCTTGACCAGGTAGTGCACGTCGCGCACGAGCAGCACGCGGGCGTGCAGGGCCAGGTTGACCAGGGTGAGCGTGGAGGAGATGTGCTCCTCGGAGTACAGGTCGATCTCCAGGTTGGCCTCGACCACGGCCGCGCCGACGTCGGTGAGGGCGACGTTGCGGCCCTCCTGGTCGACGGTGAAGTCGGTGCCGGGGCGCAGCGTGCGGACCAGCTCGGTGATCGCGCGCGAGGGGGCGACCGCGGTGGCCGAGCCCGCCAGCACCAGCGGAACGCGGGCCTCGTCCACGAGCACCGAGTCGGCCTCGTCCACGATGGCCACGTCGCTGTCCGGGGCGAGGAGGTCCTCGACGCTGGTGGCCAGGCGGTCGCGGAGCAGGTCGAAGCCGATCTCGCTGACCGGGGCGTAGGTGACCTGGGCGGCGTAGGCGGCGCGGCGCTCCGCGCGGCTGGAGTTGGAGCCGAGGCAGCCGACGGTGACGCCGAGCAGGTCGTAGAACGGGCGCATCCAGTCGGCGTCGCGGTGGGCGAGGTAGTCGTTGACCGACACCACGTGCACCGAGCGGCCGCGCAGGGCGAACGCGGCGCCCGCGATGGCCCCGGCCAGGGTCTTGCCCTCGCCGGTGGCCATCTCCACCACGTCCCCGGCCAGCAGCCGGGCCGCGCCGAGCAGCTGCTCGTCGAAGGGGCGTTCCCCGAGGGAGCGCTCCGCCGCCTCGCGCGCCACCGCCAGGTAGCGCACGAGGTCCTCGACGTGCTCCGCGGCCTTGGCGGCCAGCTCCTCGTCGGTGAAGGCGGCGGCCCACTCGGCATGGCTGCCCGAGGCGGTGACCAGCTTGGCCGACCGCCCACGCGCGCGCTCGTTCTTGCCACGCAGCAGCTTCCAGAACAGCCGCACCGGGTCTCCCCCTCGTTCGTCCAGACCCGCCTAGTCGGCGGGCACGTGTCCTTCGTGGCCCAGCTCGCGCAAGGCCACCCGCAGCCGGTGCATCGCGTCGTCGAGCTTCGCGCCGTCCTGTTCCATCTCTACCCGCGCGAAGTCGAGGTCGTCCATGTCCCAAGCAGGCGAAACATGCACGTGCATGTGCGGCACCTCGAACCCCGCCACGATCAGCGCGGCCCTCGGCGCGTTCCACACACGCTGCACACCCTGCCCGATGACCTGTGCGATTGCCATACAGCGCGCGAGGATGTCCGGGTCGGCGTCGGTCCACCGGTCCACCTCGGCGTGCGGCACCACCAGGGTGTGGCCGGGGCGCAGGGGCGCGATGGACAGGAACGCCGACACGTTGTCCTCGCGCCAGACGAACCGGCCCGGCAGCTCGCCCTGCAGGATGCGGGTGAAGAGAGTAGCCATGCCCACATTGTGGCTGGTCGGGGGCGGCGGGGAATCAGCGGGCGGGTCCCCGGGGTTGATCTGACCATGCGCGTGGAGATCTGGTTCGACGTCATCTGCCCCTGGTGCTACCTCGGCAACGCCCGGCTCGGGCACGCTCTCGCCGGGTTCGCGCACCGGGACGAGGTGGAGGTCGTGCACCGCTCGTTCGAGCTGGATCCCAGTCGAACGCCCTCGGAGGTGGAGAGCGTCGAGCGGATGCTGGCGGCCAAGTACGGGCCGGGCGCCGCGGAGATGGAGCAGCGCGTGGCCGGCCTGGCCCGGGGCGAGGGGCTGCCGTTCCAGGTCGGGCGGGATGTCGGCGGCACGCTGGACGTGCACCGGCTGCTGCACCTGGCCCGCGAGCGGGGCCGGGCGCACGAGTTCACCGCCGCCGCCTTCGACACCTACTTCGGCCGCGGCCAGGGCGTGTTCGCCGCCGCCGACCTGGTGCGGGTGGCCGAGGAGGCGGGGCTGTCCACCGAGGACGCCCGGTCCGTGCTCGCCGACCCCGAGGCCTACCTGGCCGCGGTGCGCGCCGACGAGCGGGAGGCCCGGCGGCTCGGGGTGACCGGTGTGCCGTTCGTGGTGCTGGACGGGCGCCTGGCCGTGCCCGGCGCCCAGTCCGCCGAGGTCTACGGCCAGGCGCTCGCCCAGGCCTGGTCAGACGTCTAGGACACGACCTAGGCCGGGCAGGCCAGGTCGTGCTCGACGCGCCTGCCGGTCAGCAGGAACTCGGTGGCCTTGTCGTTGGCGCACTTGCTGTCCATGAACGGGTAGGCAAGGTGCCCGCCCTGGTCAGCGGTGATCATCCGGGCACGCTGGCCCAGGGCCTTGCGCATGTCCTTGGCCGCCGCGAGCGGGGTGGCCGGGTCGCGGAGGTTCTGCACGATCAGCACGTTCGACGGGCCGTGGGCGGTGATGCGGGTCTGGGGCTCGACCGGGTCCGGCCAGAACGCGCACGGGCCGATGTTGGAGGCCGCCGAGCCGAACATCGGGTACCGGCGGCTGTCCAGGGCGTGCTCGGCGACGTAGCGGTGCACCTCCTTCGGCCACCGCGAGTCGTTGCAGATCACGTGCAGCTGGCTGGCCAGGTAGTTGTCCGAGGGCGCGGCGGCGGTGCGGGCGGGCGCCGCCCCGGGCCGCCAGCTGCCGTTGTTGAAGTCCCGCCAGGTCTCGGCCAGCCTGCCCAGGCCGTTGTCGTAGTACAGCCCGGCGAAGGTGATCTGCCGGAACACCGCACCGGCGCCCGGGATCTCCTCCAGCCGCCGGGTCAGCTCGAAGTACTTCGCGGTCACCTGCTCGGGCGTGGTGCCCAGGCCGAAGTCCGGGTGGTTCGCGGCCACGTACTCGGCGAAGTCCGGGAAGCGGTCCTGGAAGCCCTGGGCGAACAGGCGCGAGCCCGCGCGGTCCCAGCCGCCCGAGGCCAGTGAGCTGTCCAGCAGCACGCGGTCGGTGCGCTCGGGGAACAGCGTGGTGTACACGGCGCCGAGGTAGGTGCCGTAGGAGATGCCGAAGTAGGAGGCCTTCGCCTCGCCCAGGGCCGCGCGCACGCGGTCCAGGTCGCGGGCGGCGTTGGCGGTGCTGATGTGCGGCAGCAGGTCCTTGGAGGCCGAGTTCGCGCAGTTGGCCGCGACCTGCTTGGCCAGCACCGCGGACTCGCGCACGGCCGCGCCGTTGGCGGCGTGGGTCGGGATGTTGGTGTAGTAGCCCGGGGTCTTGGCCAGGTCACAGGTGACCGGCGCGCTGTGCGCGACGCCGCGCGGGTCCATGCCGATGACGTCGTAGCTGTCCAGGACCTCCTGTGGCAGGCCGACCGACCGCAGGTCGCCCGGGTGCCGAAGGCCCTCCCCGCCGGGGCCGCCGGAGTTGGTCAGCAGGATGCCGCGCCGCTTGGCCGGGTTCCTGCTGGGCAGGCGGGAGATGGCGATCTGGATCTTGGTGCCGTCCGGCTTCCGGTAGTCCAGCGGGACGTACAGGGTGGCGCACTCCAGGTCGCGGAAGGGCACCTCGACCGGGCAGGCGCCCCAGCTGACGGTGCTCGCGGCCACCGCCGGCGCCGGGACGGCCGCGATCAGCCCCATCGTGGCCGCGAGTATCGGCCAGGTCGTTCCACGCATGGTATCCATCCCATTCGATAAACGCAGTTATCAGTTCCTGAAATCATCTCTGCTGCCCACAGCCTTCCACAGTGTGTCACTTAGTGACAACGTGGGTTCATGAAGATCACCTGGGACCCTTGGGCCGTCCCCACCGTCACCGGCGCCGACGCGCACGAGGGCACGCACGGCGTGGGCTACGCCCAGGCGGTGACGAACGCGCGGCAGATCCTGGCGGGCTACGGCATCGCCCGGGGCACCACCGCCGCGCACTGGGGCCCGGACTTCCTCGCCGAGGACACCTTCACCGCCCGCCTGGGCCTAGTCGCCACGACCGAGGTGTGGCCGCGCGCGCAGGCCCCGGAGACGCTGGCCCGCATCGACTCCTTCTGCGCCGGGTTCAACGCCGCGTGCGCGGAGCACCCGGAGCTGGGCGCCGGGCGGCGCGAGGTCCTGCCGGTCTCGCCGAGGGATGTCATCGCCCACACGCTGCGCATCTTCGGGCGGTTCACCACGATCGACCCGCGTGGACTCGCGTTCGCCCCGGAGCAGTTCACCCAGTCGGCTGGTTCGAACGGGTGGGCCGTCGGCGCACGCCGATCGACCACCGGCAACGCGCTGCTGGTCATCAACCCGCACTTGGTGTGGCAGGGCTACCAGCGGTTCTTCGAGTTCCGCACCAGCCACCCGGGCCGGGACTTCCACGGCGCCGCGCTGCTCGGCCGGCCGTGGCAGAACATGGGCTACCGCCCCGTCCTCGGCTGGGGGCACACGGTCAACCCGGTGCCGAACCTGTCCGTCTACACCCTCGACCTCACCGGCGACGAGTACCCGGTGTGGGCGCGGGATGAACTGCGACCGTGACATAGTCTCGCCGCCAGGAGGTGTGCGGTGACCGAGGCGAGCACCGGCGACGAGCGTCGGCAGCGGGTTCGCATGGACATCTCCCGAGCGGCCGCGCGGCTGTTCTGGGAGCAGGGTCTGGCCGGTACCACCGGCGAGCAGATCGCCGAGGCCGTCGGGGTGTCCACGCGCACCGTCTGGCGGCACTTCCGCAGCAAGGAGGCGTGCGCGGAAGCCGTGGTGGCGCAGTCGGTGGAGACCTTCGTGGAGATGCTGCGGGACTGGCCCGCCCACCGCTCGATGGAGCAGCAACTGGCCCACAAGGTCGCCGACCGCTACCGCCAGGAACCCTTCTACGACGCCGACGACATCGCCGCGATGCAGATGATCGCCCTGGGCCTGACCGAACCGGCGCTGCGCACCGCGTGGCTGATGGCCTGCGACCAGGCCGAACGCGAACTGGTCGCCATCATCGCGGCCCGACTCGACCGCTCCCCGGACGACCTGGAGGTCCGCCTGCACGTGGCCGCGGCGGGCGGGGCGCTGCGCGTGATCAACGAGACGATCAGCGCGGAGTACCTGGCCGGGACGCCGATGGACCGCATCAGCAACCCGTACGGGCAGTTCGCGCGGGCCATGCGGAAGGTGACCGGCGGGTTCATCGGCGATCCGGTGGGCTGAGCGGCGGGACGAGGCAGGTGGGCGGGGGCGCGGTGGGCGCCCCCGCTCCCCCGGTCACCGCTTCGGCCAGTGCCACGACGGCCGGTCCAGCCGCCCCTGCCCCTCGACCTGCGTGGCCCCGAAGTCCTTCACCAGCTCCACCGTGGCCAGGTCCGCCCCGGTCTCCTCGGCCCCGGCCTCCAGCGCCGCGGTCAGCGACCGCGCGTGGCTGACCACCACGAGCTGCGTGTTCTTGGCCGCGGTGAGGATCAGCCGGGCCAGCGGCGGCAGCAGGTCCGGGTGCAGGCTGGTCTCCGGCTCGTTCAGCACGAACAGCTCCGGGATGCGCGGGCTGAGCAGCGCGGCCACCCACAGCAGGTAGCGCAGCGTGCCGTCGGAGAGCTCGGCCGCCCGCAGCGGGCGGAGCAGGCCGTCCTGGCGCAGTGCGACCTCGAAGCGGTTGCCCTCGTAGCCGATGGACAGCCGCGAGCCCGGGAAGGCGTCCTCGACCGCCTCGTGCAGGGTGTCCGGGTCGCCCATCTCCAGGATGGTCTGCAGGGCCGCCGCCAGGTCACCGCCGTCGGCGGACAGGACCGGGGTGCGGGTGCCCGGGCGGGCCTGGCGGGCCGGGGCGGCCGGGTCGGTGCGGAAGTGGTCGTAGAAGCGCCAGCCCCGGATGCGTTCGCGCAGGACCACGATCTCCGGTGCCGCCCTCGGGTCGGTGAACTCGCTCAGCATGCTGTCGTACGGGCGGATGCGGAAGCTGTCCTCGCCCCACGCGCCGGTGGCCCCGCGCAGCAGGACCGCGCCGTTGCGGCGTTGCGCCAGCAGCGTCCTGGGCTGGAGCACCGGACCCCGCCACACGCTCTCCGCCTTGATCTCCGGGTCCTGGCCGAACACGGTCTCGGACGGGATCGGCAGGCCCAGGTCCATCGCGTAGCCGAAGTCGTCCCCGGAGAACCCCAGTTTCAGGCCCACCGGGGCATTGCGCACCGTGCCCCGCAGCGCGTAGTGCCCCTCGCGCACCCCTCGGCCGACCACCTCCGGCCCCGCCCAGAGGGTGGACGCGAGCCCGCCCTCACCCGCCAGGGCGGCCACCGCGCCATTGCGGGAGGCCTCGGCCAGCAGTCTCAGCGCGCGGTACAGACTGGACTTGCCACTGCCGTTCGCGCCGGTCACGACGTTGAGACCACGCAACGGCAGCACCAGGTCGCGCAGGGATCGGTAGTTCTCGACAGCCAGGGTTCGGAGCACCCGCCCGACGCTAGCCGGGGGCACCGACAAAACACCGAACCGTGTCGGGTGGTCCGCGCGGTCGTGGGTCATGCTGTGCGCATGCAGATCGCGGTGGAGATCATCGGGCTGGTCGTCGCGGTGCTCGCGGTGGCCTTCCTGGCGCACAGGCTGAACATGTCCGCGCCACTGTTGCTGATCGTGGCCGGTATCGTCGCCTCCTTCATCCCGGGTGTGCCGGACTACGTGCTCAACCCGGACGTCGTCCTCTTCGGACTCCTGCCGCCGTTGCTCTACGCCACGGCCATCCGCACCTCCCTGGTGGACTTCCGCGCCAA
Proteins encoded in this region:
- the secA2 gene encoding accessory Sec system translocase SecA2; protein product: MRLFWKLLRGKNERARGRSAKLVTASGSHAEWAAAFTDEELAAKAAEHVEDLVRYLAVAREAAERSLGERPFDEQLLGAARLLAGDVVEMATGEGKTLAGAIAGAAFALRGRSVHVVSVNDYLAHRDADWMRPFYDLLGVTVGCLGSNSSRAERRAAYAAQVTYAPVSEIGFDLLRDRLATSVEDLLAPDSDVAIVDEADSVLVDEARVPLVLAGSATAVAPSRAITELVRTLRPGTDFTVDQEGRNVALTDVGAAVVEANLEIDLYSEEHISSTLTLVNLALHARVLLVRDVHYLVKDGRVQLINESRGRVANLQRWPDGLQAAVEAKEGLVPSESGEVLDSMTVQALIRRYKTVCGMTGTAVVAAEQLQTFYNLEVAPIPPHRPCVRVDEPDHVHDTVEEKEDAIIDHVLEVHKTGQPVLLGTLDVAESERIADRLREKGVECTVLNAKNDAKEAAIIAEAGTYGAITVSTQMAGRGTDIRLGGADQHDAERVRETGGLYVIGTGRQLSRRLDDQLRGRAGRQGDPGKSVFFVSLTDELVLRYGPVRNPKMIDHLQRVADAEMLTTHSNTWRYNQLLEHQRDQLAKERDQVLRTDIALKDLEQPCADRLKELRAEGIPEEVLVEAARQVTLHHMDRCWADHLAMLAEVRETIHLRALARENPLDEFHRVVIPAFRQELPAELRRRTVETFNEVPITAEDGADLPSVGLVRPNSTWTYMVQDNPSGSELDRAVDGVAKLVRKRTGGAQTSR
- a CDS encoding AAA family ATPase → MLRTLAVENYRSLRDLVLPLRGLNVVTGANGSGKSSLYRALRLLAEASRNGAVAALAGEGGLASTLWAGPEVVGRGVREGHYALRGTVRNAPVGLKLGFSGDDFGYAMDLGLPIPSETVFGQDPEIKAESVWRGPVLQPRTLLAQRRNGAVLLRGATGAWGEDSFRIRPYDSMLSEFTDPRAAPEIVVLRERIRGWRFYDHFRTDPAAPARQARPGTRTPVLSADGGDLAAALQTILEMGDPDTLHEAVEDAFPGSRLSIGYEGNRFEVALRQDGLLRPLRAAELSDGTLRYLLWVAALLSPRIPELFVLNEPETSLHPDLLPPLARLILTAAKNTQLVVVSHARSLTAALEAGAEETGADLATVELVKDFGATQVEGQGRLDRPSWHWPKR
- a CDS encoding penicillin acylase family protein, which codes for MKITWDPWAVPTVTGADAHEGTHGVGYAQAVTNARQILAGYGIARGTTAAHWGPDFLAEDTFTARLGLVATTEVWPRAQAPETLARIDSFCAGFNAACAEHPELGAGRREVLPVSPRDVIAHTLRIFGRFTTIDPRGLAFAPEQFTQSAGSNGWAVGARRSTTGNALLVINPHLVWQGYQRFFEFRTSHPGRDFHGAALLGRPWQNMGYRPVLGWGHTVNPVPNLSVYTLDLTGDEYPVWARDELRP
- a CDS encoding HIT family protein — protein: MATLFTRILQGELPGRFVWREDNVSAFLSIAPLRPGHTLVVPHAEVDRWTDADPDILARCMAIAQVIGQGVQRVWNAPRAALIVAGFEVPHMHVHVSPAWDMDDLDFARVEMEQDGAKLDDAMHRLRVALRELGHEGHVPAD
- a CDS encoding DsbA family oxidoreductase codes for the protein MRVEIWFDVICPWCYLGNARLGHALAGFAHRDEVEVVHRSFELDPSRTPSEVESVERMLAAKYGPGAAEMEQRVAGLARGEGLPFQVGRDVGGTLDVHRLLHLARERGRAHEFTAAAFDTYFGRGQGVFAAADLVRVAEEAGLSTEDARSVLADPEAYLAAVRADEREARRLGVTGVPFVVLDGRLAVPGAQSAEVYGQALAQAWSDV
- a CDS encoding TetR/AcrR family transcriptional regulator, translated to MTEASTGDERRQRVRMDISRAAARLFWEQGLAGTTGEQIAEAVGVSTRTVWRHFRSKEACAEAVVAQSVETFVEMLRDWPAHRSMEQQLAHKVADRYRQEPFYDADDIAAMQMIALGLTEPALRTAWLMACDQAERELVAIIAARLDRSPDDLEVRLHVAAAGGALRVINETISAEYLAGTPMDRISNPYGQFARAMRKVTGGFIGDPVG
- a CDS encoding alpha/beta hydrolase, whose product is MRGTTWPILAATMGLIAAVPAPAVAASTVSWGACPVEVPFRDLECATLYVPLDYRKPDGTKIQIAISRLPSRNPAKRRGILLTNSGGPGGEGLRHPGDLRSVGLPQEVLDSYDVIGMDPRGVAHSAPVTCDLAKTPGYYTNIPTHAANGAAVRESAVLAKQVAANCANSASKDLLPHISTANAARDLDRVRAALGEAKASYFGISYGTYLGAVYTTLFPERTDRVLLDSSLASGGWDRAGSRLFAQGFQDRFPDFAEYVAANHPDFGLGTTPEQVTAKYFELTRRLEEIPGAGAVFRQITFAGLYYDNGLGRLAETWRDFNNGSWRPGAAPARTAAAPSDNYLASQLHVICNDSRWPKEVHRYVAEHALDSRRYPMFGSAASNIGPCAFWPDPVEPQTRITAHGPSNVLIVQNLRDPATPLAAAKDMRKALGQRARMITADQGGHLAYPFMDSKCANDKATEFLLTGRRVEHDLACPA